GCCTCTAGAATTGCGTTGTAGGTGCAATCCTCATTAGCGTACTCACAGTAAAAGCTGCActgctcattaaaaaaacccaaaactgttaaAACCTTTATTGGTAAAATGGGATAAATATATTTCTCTACATCACAGGGCTGATGTGATGCTAAATGAACTGAGGAATACTGACATATGAGGTATGCAACTATACAAATACGagataaataatacataaataaaaagtgaTCTGCTCAGGAGCACCACACCGTAGTCAGAAGAACGACCTATGGAGAACCACCATGTAACATGGCACACAGAACACAGGCTTGAGAGATGATATTTAAAAGCCCCAAAGCCACACAATTCCGTGTCCTTGAGACTCCATTTAAAGCTGGAAGAAGACGCGAAAAtcttcatgaaatattttaataacaaagttACAAATCACCTTTTACTCAACTGCTCTCAaagtacagggagaaaaaaaatccactggtaATGGAGTGAAAAATCAGTACTTACTGCAGTCAGTAAATGCCCGGAGTCACGTCAGTACAAAGCCTGTGCAAGATTACCATCAGCTTCTTTTTAATCTCCTGGTAAGTGTGCCAAAAAATAACTCTTAACACGGCCAGCTTCCCCCTGACGCCTTTCTGCTGCAATAGGTACAAAATCAACAGTTATAGCCGTCGGCAACAAACCCAGCAACCCAGAACCCAACACACCCAGGCAACAACGCAGCTAAAAATACTTGGCACACCTCACTTGGAACCGTCACACAAAATTAAAACGCTGCCCCAAAACCCAGCTTTCAGAGAAAGGGGCTTCACGTCTCAGTAATTCGGTTAAAAATCTCGTACCAAAGGAGGCTGCTCATAGAGAAATCAAATTTCTCTCCAAAGCGTTATTTTAATAAAGCTTGAAGTAACACTGCTTTAATCCACTTAAttgtaataatattaaaaaaaaaaaaatagggcagaCGATTTGCAAGATGGATGCTTTTGGGTGCAGACGGAGCCGGGAGCGTTTTATAGGCCCGTCTCCCCCCCTCAGACCGCCATGAAACCTcacgttttttaaaaaacaaaacaaaaaaaataagacgTTACCAGCGTCAgagcggctgcgggcggggaaATGGAGGGCGCCAAGGCCCCTCGGCCCGCGGGGGGCCGGACCCGGCCGGGcaggcccggcccccccccccgcccccccccggccccgcccccgcccccggggcccgGCACTGCCGCGAGCCTTCTCCAAGATGTCGGCGTTCGCAGCCAGCCGGGTGAGCGGCCCGAGGGAGGGGGGAACGGGGAACGCTGGAGGGTGAACAGCcggggggggagccgggcgggcgcTGCCAGCCCCCATCGGCCCCGTGGGCTCCCGGcccgccaccggccccgcggGCACCCTGCCTCCCCTCACGGCCTCCGAGGCGTACCCGGCTGCGCCGCCGGTGGCGTGTTTTGATACGCCGTCCGTGAAAGCTGTTTGCTGAAGTACTAACCCTCCCCCTAGGAATTAAGAGCGTTCCTGCCGTACGAAGTTGTGGGTGACCTAcccgccccgggcagcggggcggcTCACGGCTCGGGCAGGCCCCGctgcgcgcccgcccgccccgcgctccccgcccggCTCCTGAACTGGGGGAAGGGTGAAGGGCGCTGGGACGGGGCGGCTGGGCAGCCGTCTCTCCTTCCCCCGGGCAGCCGTGtccgtccctccttccctcagacaGCCGCGTCCGTCTCTCCTTCCCCCGGGCAGCCGTTTGCTTCCCTCAGACAGCCGTGTCTGTCCCTCCGTACCCTCAGGCAGCCgtgtccatccttccctcagaCAGCCGTGTCCTTCCCTTGGGCAACCgtgtccatccttccctcagacagccatgtccctccttccctctttcgacacggtctcccacagcatcctcacagggaagcttaggaagcgtGGGTTAGGTGactggacagtggggtggattgaaaactggttgaaagacagagctcagagggtcgtgattagggcgcaaagtccagttggaggtcagtggcgaatggtgttccccaggggtcagttcaatatattcatcaatgacctggatgaagggacagagggtaccctcagcaagtttgccgatgacacaaagctgggggggggtggctgacacaccagaaggctgtgccgccatccagagagacctcgacaggctggagagttgggcggagagaaaccttatgaaattcaacaagggcaagtgtcgggtgctgcacctggggaggaacaaccccatgcagcagtacaggttgggggtgaccttctggagagcagctctgtggaaagagacctgggagtcctggtggacaacaggatgacaatgagccagcaatgtgcccttgtggccaagaaggccaatggcatcctggggtgcatcaagaagagtgtggccagcaggtggagggaggtcatcctccccctctgctctgccctgctgaggccgcatctggagcactgtgtccagttctgggctccccggttcaaggaggacagggaactgctggagaggggacagcaaagggctaccaagatgctgaggggactggaacatctctcttatgaagaaaggctgaaggatttgggtgtcttcagtctggaaaaaatatggctgaggggggatcttatcaacacttataaatacttaaaggatgggtgtcaggagaatggggccaggctcttttcagtggtgcccagggacaggacaagaggtaatgggcacaaacttgagcataggaagttccacctaaacgtgaggaggaacttctttcctttgagggtggcagagccctcgcacaggctgcccagagaagtggtggagtctccatctctggagacattcgaaacccgcctggatgcgttcctgtgcagcctgctctaggtgaccctactctagcaggggggttggactagatgatctccagaggtcccttccagcccctacaattctgtgattctgcgattcccTCAGACAGCtgtgtccctccttccctcacgcAGCTGTGTCCTTCCCTTGGGCAACTGTGTCCATCCTTGCCCCGGGCAACCATGTCCATCCTTCCCTTGGGCAGCCgtgtccatccttccctcagGCAGCCATGTCCTTCCCttgggcagcagctgtgtccttcaACGCGGCCAagcgccgggtcctgcacttgggtcacaccgaCCCCATGAACACCTCAGgccgggggcagagtggctggagagctgcccggtggaaaaggacctgggggtgttggtcaacagccggctgagtatgagccagcagcgtgcccaggtggccaagaaggccagcagcatcctggcctgtgtcagtgATAGTGttgccagcaggactggggcagtgatggtccccttgtactgggcactggtgaggccccacctcgagggctgtgtccagttttggccccTCACAACtagagagacattgaggtgctggagcgtgtccagagaagggtgacagagctggtgaggggtctggagcacaagtctggtgaggagcatctgagggagctgggggtgttcagcctggagacaaggaggctgaggggtgaccttctcactctctacaactccctgaaaggagggggtagccagggggggtcggtctcttctcccaaggaacaggcgatgggacaagaggaaacggcctcaagttgcgccaggggaggtttaggctggataatGGGGAAAATTTCTCCACCgtaagggttatcaagcattggaagagactgcccagggacgtggtggagtcGCCATGCCTGGAGGGATTTAAACCCGGGCAGACATGgtggtgagggacatgggttagtggtggttttggcagtgttgggttgatggttggactcgatgatcttaaaggacccttccaacctagacaatgcCATGATTCTAAGATTCCTTCCCTCGGGCAGCCTTGCCATGTCCCCCGGTGGGACGCAGCCACTTCCCAAAGCGTCACAGTGATGCTGGAGGTCAGAAAAGGCAGCTCCACCTGACGGCAGCCGGTCCCTCACAGACCAAGGGTGATGCTTTGGGCATCAGTGGTTGGAGTTCAGCCCCCACCAACCATCGCGCCGCGGCCGCATTTCcaagggtggcagagctggtgtAACGCGCGAGGAGTTGGCTTTGAGCGTGGCCACCGGCGACATTGGCCACTGGGGACTTGTCGCTGAATCCACCCAACGACAGGGAGGTTGGCGGAGCGGGCAGGTCGTTGCCCAGATCCCTACATGTTGTGAACTGCAGTCCTTTGTCACCCTTTTGTGCCACCTCCAGGTATGAACCCCCCTCTCCAATCCGTATTTCCATTTGTTGGGGGCAGTGTCGGGTGTTTTCAGAGTAACCGTCAGTGTTGTGCACCACTCAGGTAAGAAAATCATGATCGACTTGGGTTTTCTAGCGTGAATTTGGCAGCTTCTTTCTTGTAGGGTGTCACCTTTAGCATTATATTGAATTCAGGACTTTTTCTAGTTTAGACAACACTTTTTGGTGACAAAGTTATATGGGACTGGGTcatccttaataaaaaaaaaaaataagcgaTTACAATTACCTGGCTTTTCCTCAACCTTATCTTCTTGTCTGTTTCCAGATAAAATAAGGTATGAAAAGTTGGGAGGACTGAGGTCTCTCCAGATGTTTGTGGGTATTGTttgattgctttgttttttctgtgtagTGGTGGTAGCAGTTAGGTAAGAAAGCTGAGGCAAGAAGGTAAAACTTAGGTGAGAAAGCAACGTACCGCTTCGTAAAGGCTGTGGCTTGGGAAAACTCCAGATGAGTAATACATTGCCTACTGGAAAATACAATCCTGAGCCATTAATACACTCACTTACCTCTTCAGTATTCAGAGCTTCTACGCCTAGCAGTGGTCTTCCTGCATTTCTTCACCTTTTAGCTTTATAGATGTTTTCGGTATTctctgaaaatacttctttttcgcTGTGTTGATACCTGTCATTGCCCGTGTTCTTCATGCTTCATTCTGCAGTGGTGCTGCAGCCGGGCTAGCGGCTTTAGGAGACTTGAGCGGCAAAGATCTTACATctcatcttctctttccctttagcAGATGCTCCGAACCATTGCAGGCCACGGATGGAGAGCACGTTCTAGTAAACCTGCTCAAAACATACACATAAGCAAACCTGGAGCTGGCTTTAGCTTTGGTATGTACTGCAGTTTTTACAAGAAATACAACGCTTAAGGACAAATTGcagtgttaggaaaaaaacaaaacaactgtatTGCCATTTGGTATGAATTTACAATGAAGGTGTTTATTCTGAATagatttctattcttttttttaaaagtgttcgCAAACCAAAATTACGTTTTTCTCCAGGTATGCATGTGATATTTatgagattttcttcctttttaaactaACATCTGTCTTGAGCTTTTTTCATTGCCAAAGTTGCCTTAGCTTTGCATAATTATCTCatgctggcttttaaaatgttaaaataactgTATGTAGCCTTAGTTGAACTTGACTGTAAAGAATTCATCCTCATCTTGGcgtattatgtatgtaaaagtgaATTTAGTGGGTCAGCAGCTAGATGTTTGGAACTGGGTAGCCAGAATTGTCAAATAAGGAACATTTATCTGCCTCCGTCTCCTTCATTTAATTAGCACAGCCACCTTCTCATTTCTGTTGGTACTGCATTTTATGGTACATGGTActtccttctgcattttcagtattttgtggaTAATTGCGTCAGAAGTAATTAAGTGCACTGTACATGTTCGTTAGAGATGAGTGGAGGTTTTCTCCAGACGAAGGAGGAAGCTGAGCTTCTCTGGTTTCTGGAGAGGCCCAGGACGGTGGGTCCTGACGGTTTGGATTGTCCTGGAAGGACCTGAGacttgttgtggttttttttcttttctcacagtctGACAACTGGCAGAGAGTACAgaatttgtgactttattttttacttttctttttttaatagaacttacTGAGGAACAGAAAGAGTTCCAAGCTACTGCTCGTAaatttgctttggaagaaattattcctgtTGCTGCACAATATGACAAAACTGGAGAGGTAAATTTACCATAGAGtagaggaaaaatagatttttatcttaacctgtgtaaaatttaaaacatCAACTGCGATGAATCAGGCAGTGACGTTCCCTCTCTATTTCAGTATCCTCTTCCGCTCATAAAACGGGCCTGGGAACTCGGTCTTATAAATTCACACATACCAGAAAGCTGTGGTAAGTAAACAttctttttaatctgtaaaatgaaacaaagaaaagtcCTTGGGGGATTTTTATATGTGTAATTATGCGTTCTGTATAAAAGGAAGAGTTGCATGCTTGAGCACCGTAAATTTAATCAGTAGGCGGGTTGACACATACAAGTGTTATTAGGGGTGGATGTAATCCGGCAACAAATTAGACAGATCACGATTTAGTAACTTACAACCAGTTTTTCTACCACGATTACAACTGACTGATGTTCCCCTGGTGCACTGCCTCAGCTGCGGAGGCAAAGAAATTGGAAGGTCGTATTTTGATCTAGTCTCTGacgcaggcagcagcagttttCCAGTTTCGGTGACGTGAGGTACAGCTGTGCTTTGGCAGTGCTTGGGTATGTGACTGACCAGGGGAAAATATGCTAAAAgtttttacattttcttattGCATCTGTATTGcgtgaaaaataatttgtggaaATGTCCATAGcagaccctattttttttttttaagactcatCAGAGTGTATAACTGTATCAAAAAATTTAATTAACGAGGGTAAGGCACAAAGAGACGAAAGGAGCAATTGTGATGATCACATTTACTCCCAACACAAATTCTAGGGAAACTCACGGCTGAAATAGCTGGATTATTGCAATGTGTAATCGCTCCGTTATTAAATTAAAACTTACAAGTGACAAATTGGACACCATTTACAGGCTCTCCTGAGGGAGAGCTGGGAAAATACCAATGAGCCTGATACATGGTGTAAATAACGAACACGTAAGGTAAAGTACAGCTAGAGTGGGCACACACAAACAAAGGGTTGTCGTAAAAGGAAGTCATGGCACAAAAAATAGCTGGGGTTCTCTGAAGTAGCTAATAAGTGTGTGAACAAGAGCTGCCTGCTTGGTATAAAAATGCTGGAACTTCCAAAGTGAATTTGAAAAATTATCAGGTTTCACAGCGGAAAAATCAGCGGCACGGTCTTGTTGGCGCTTGTGCTATTTGGAATATCTAGAAATAATCTGGAAAAGGACGTCAATAGTGAGGCCACAGAGTTTACTGATGATCCTAAATTATTCGGTATAGGAAAGGTGAGGCTGGTGCAAAGAGCTGTAGGAGAAGGTCGTGAAACGGGGTGACTGTTAAAACGGCAGATGGAaattcaaaataggaaaaatgatgCACACAAGAAAGGAAAGAGGCAATCCAAACTTCCTAAATAAAACAGTGTCTTCTGAACAAGTTactacctctaaaaaaaaaataaaaatattttggggattaTAATATATAGTTTGTTGAAGATGTCAGCATGATGCCCAGAAGTGGTCAAAAGCGTAACTGTAAGGTCAGAAATTAAGGagtgaatgacaaaaaaaaaagcagaagccataattctgctgctgcttgaatCCAGACTGCGCTTGCCTCTTTAATGCGTTGATCCTTCCACCCCAAAAGGGTGTTGTGGGAGTGGAGAAGGTTCCTAAACGGATGACAAAGATGATAAAAGACAAAGAACAGCTTCTGTGTGAGAAACACCTGAAACGCCAGTGTCATGGAGCGCGTGAAGAGGGATCCATGGCTCGTTGTCCCCTTCGCACAACCAGAAGGCAGCAAACAAGGGCAGCAGGCTCAGGATAAACGAAAGGAGATGGTTCTACGCTCAGTGCAAGGTTAATTTGGGAAACTCATTACCCCTGGATGATACCGATGCTAAAATTGTACACAGGTTCAAAAAGAGACCAGGCAAATTCACAGAAGAAGTGTCTATCAGGGGTTAGCTGACAAAGACACCAAGGATCCTTTTGGCTGAGGAAGTCACCTGAAGgctggggaaaatattttgagggagTATTGCTGTagtgttactgtatttttatgcaCTTCCCAAAGTGTTGGCTTGTGTCAGAAACAGACCACTGGGTTGGTTTTCTGACCGATACAGACgctttgggtttttatttctaagcGCTGTGGTAGCTCAGGAGCCCCTGTGGCCCTTTCTCTGCTTCTtaagaactcttaaaaaaattctcagatgTAAAGTAGTTGAAAGATTCCAGTGGTACATTCTTGCTGTTCAGTGCAACGTGGCCCACAGCAAACAGGCAAGCAGCCTGGCGCAGCGAGCTGTCCTTCCGAAGTCACCTGTTACTAATCTGACGAACCTTCATTTAGAAAGCTTGGATGGGAAGGCCTAAGCGAACACCGTGCTCAATCAAATGGACATGGGGGAATGTGTTTTTAATAAGTAAATTTTGTAAATCACTGATACCATAATGGTATCATAAATAATCATAAATTTTGTatgttgggttgggttgggaaTGGTTTGcatcggaagggaccttaaacaccacccagtgccaccccctgccctgggcagggacacctcccaccagcccaggttgctccaagccccgtccaacctggccttgaacccctccagagatggggcagccacagcttctctgggcaacctgggccaggggcccaAGTTCCACTTTTAACTAATTTAGTCAAATATTTCAACTGTAGGTGGCCTTGGCCTCGGCAGTTTTGAAGCCTGCCTTATTACAGAAGAGTTAGCCTATGGATGTACGGGCGTCCAAACGGCCATCGAGGCGAACTCCCTCGGGGTGAGTTCTGTCTTTTCTTACCTCCTCTAAACTAGAACCAGTGCCCTTTGAAAAGGTGGATTAACGGTCCGTTTTCTTTCAGCAAATGCCAGTAATCATCGCGGgaaatgagcagcagcagaagaaatacttaGGAAGAATGACAGAGGAACCAATGATGTGTGTAAGTATAGCTTAGGAACACTGTGGAATGTTCTTAAATCGTATTAAtcaggttggttggttggtttgtttaaaaCACTGATACCTACTCACAACTTAGCctgtttattttgtaaattaacaGTGGTATTTGCTGAAAGACAAGGAATGTTGAACTAGATATATTCAATACGCAAATGGAAGATGTTACCTGGAAAACCATCCTAAGTCACTTACTGAAAATTAAtaccttttatttccctttcaagaGAAGGTGTAGGAGTTTAAGAAAAACGCAAGGCTTATATGAGCACACACTCGACTCAGATGGGCGTTACACTGCAGTCACGAACCTTAAATATTACCTAAGCAGTACTTGTTACACGGGAAGGAGTAAAGATTCACGTGCAATGGGTTAAAATCTGAACAACTAAGCCTCATAAAATGGAGCGCACAGTAAGCATAGAATGTTACCCTGTgctcttattttcagattttagagATCCTTAGCTTTTCTATCAGAGTTTGCGAAGCGTGAGGAAGTGATGACTTGTTGAAAAGTACAGAACAGTCCTGTTTATCATTAAAGTAAAAGACAATTTTAAGTATTATTATGGATTTATGAGGAAAATTAACCTTAATGTGTTTGGATTCTTGCTCAGACAATTGTTGGGGTTGTTTGCTGTCATATTTTTGTGTTCTCCATGCAGTTCATTTAAAACCTTTGCAGGTCAGTTTGGTGCACGTAATTCTGCAATAATTTGTGGTTtcttaaaatgagaatttttattCTTCCAGATTTTGCATTCGTTTTCTTTTAGGCTTACTGTGTAACAGAGCCCGGAGCAGGCTCTGACGTGGCTGGGATAAAAACAAAGGctgagaagaaaggagatgaataTGTTATTAATGGCCAGAAGATGTGGATCACAAATGGTGGGAAAGCAAACTGGTGTGTTGACTTTTGACTCACCTTCCACTTTCTGTTATTCTGTTCTATACTGACGTGTGTcgttcccccccaccacccaagGTAGATGCTGGTGTTTCTTTAAAGATCTGCTGTAAATCCGAACGTTCGTCATGTTTCATCGCACTGCGCTTTAATCAGTGACCACTTTGTCAGGACAAGGTATGAGAAAGCAGTCCCAAGTGCTGTGCAGTACTAAAAAGGAAACTGAGCGATGACAAGACTCCCTTCAAAAATGCCTCTCAAATTTTGCTGCTATCAAACAAAATCAATTCCGCTTTCTCTTCAGGAAAGGGCAGCAGCAGTAAGAGTTAACTCGCAAAGTTAACTGCTCGAGAGGCTCATGTTACCAGCGACCTTGCTTTGTGGGTGTGCTGACCCGGACCAGTTGCTTCTGATTCTACTGGAAACACCTCTCACTTTTAGTGAAGATAGGCAACACCACAGTCCAGgagtttgtctttcattttcttaaggaaagataTTTTCCAAGTGTCAAAGAATCCAGATTTTGCTGTGGTGCCTATGGATCGTGCTTTACAATATCGACCTCTGTCATCATGTCTCACGTAAGATCGTGCTAATCCCCAACACATAAATTCTTTTGAATTCAAGAGGAAAAGCTTTATACATTTATGAATAAAGCTGaattttctcattatttatttCGTGGTTCAAGGCAGAACCATCAAAGAGAATCTACCAGCTATCTTTTCATCTTGCTGAACACCATAAATGTGATTTACAACTGTTTAACTTCTAACAGAAAAAGACTTACTTAAAGCTTATactgagaagaataaaattacGATGTTTGAAATCAAGAGGATAACATAACATTCTGTATGCAATACTGTATTTCCTAAATAACAATTTTCACGTCTGTGCTGTGAATGGGTTTCTTTTGTACTATTTGTGAAGCTGATCGTATTATTAAGACTTGGGTTACATGGAAAAGGTGCAGAACCTTTGCACGTTGATCTGAAGTAATTTTATTAAATCTTGACTTTTGTGGTAAGAGGTGCACTGCCacttcctctccctcactccctcTCACTTTATTTTTGGAAGGTCCAAGAAAGAAAGGTTGTTAACTTAGTGATAGATGTATTATATGGCACAAACACACATAACAATATTTAACATACGAGCTAAAAAAGTATCTGCTTGTTAATTGTGAGGATAAACTGACTCCCCTCTTCTTTGTTTTCCACTAGGTATTTTTTGCTAGCTCGTACCGATCCAGACCCAAAAGCTCCTGCAAGCAAAGCCTTTACTGGATTCATTGTGGAAGCAAATACCCCTGGAATCCAAATTGGAAGAAAGGTGAACAGCGATCTCTGATTTGACAAGCCAGGAATTACTATTCGCTTCCAAATCCGTAATGCAACAAATTGCCgtcaaagaaaaaagcctgttaagCCACCAAACGTTTTCATGTGCTCAATGATCTCTCCATTTCCACAGCACACAGAAACTATTCACGAGACGGATGTACTTAGTAATTACATTAATTCAGATAAGGAATTACTCAGGATGGTCTAAAGTAAGATGACTTTGCAGAGCTGCAAAAGAATCTTTGCCACCCACTTAATTGACAAGTGCCAATTAAAGTAAAGTAGCAAGCCTTGAAAGCGTAAGCAGCAAGGTGGACAACTGACCGTAAACATGGCGTGCTTTAATGTTAGCATCTCCTGCTCAGGGAACGGGCCTCAGAGACGCTGGGCGAGTTCTTatttgaggggggaaagaaagaaagaaaagaaaagaaagaaaaagaaaagaaagaaaagaaagaaaagaaagaaagaaagaaagagaaaagaaaggaaagaaaggaagaaaggaagaaaggaaggaagaaaggaagaaagaaagaaagaaagaaagaaagaaagaaagaaagaaagaaagaaagaaagaaagaaagaaagaaagaaagaaagaaagagaaagaaagaaaaagagagagagaaagaaagaaagaaagaaaaggaaggaaggaaggaagaaaagaaagtactATTTTTGGTAGCAGGGAAAATTGGACATTGAACATTAGGAAGGGAGTCAGAAACCTTGAacatctcatttatttatttgtgtgtttgtagtACAGCTGCATTTTACTACTGCGCGCGTTTTAGgttctttactttttcctctctcatctcAAAAGGATATAATTGAAC
Above is a genomic segment from Chroicocephalus ridibundus chromosome 18, bChrRid1.1, whole genome shotgun sequence containing:
- the LOC134525005 gene encoding medium-chain specific acyl-CoA dehydrogenase, mitochondrial isoform X1, which translates into the protein MSAFAASRQMLRTIAGHGWRARSSKPAQNIHISKPGAGFSFELTEEQKEFQATARKFALEEIIPVAAQYDKTGEYPLPLIKRAWELGLINSHIPESCGGLGLGSFEACLITEELAYGCTGVQTAIEANSLGQMPVIIAGNEQQQKKYLGRMTEEPMMCAYCVTEPGAGSDVAGIKTKAEKKGDEYVINGQKMWITNGGKANWYFLLARTDPDPKAPASKAFTGFIVEANTPGIQIGRKEMNMGQRCSDTRGIVFEDVRVPKENVLIAEGAGFKIAMGAFDKTRPPVAAGAVGLAKRALDEATKYALERKTFGKPIVEHQAVSFMLAEMAMKVELARMAYQRAAWEVDAGRRNTYYASIAKAFAGDVANQVATDAVQIFGGNGFNTEYPVEKLMRDAKIYQIYEGTAQIQRMIIAREHVGKYKA
- the LOC134525005 gene encoding medium-chain specific acyl-CoA dehydrogenase, mitochondrial isoform X2 codes for the protein MSAFAASRMLRTIAGHGWRARSSKPAQNIHISKPGAGFSFELTEEQKEFQATARKFALEEIIPVAAQYDKTGEYPLPLIKRAWELGLINSHIPESCGGLGLGSFEACLITEELAYGCTGVQTAIEANSLGQMPVIIAGNEQQQKKYLGRMTEEPMMCAYCVTEPGAGSDVAGIKTKAEKKGDEYVINGQKMWITNGGKANWYFLLARTDPDPKAPASKAFTGFIVEANTPGIQIGRKEMNMGQRCSDTRGIVFEDVRVPKENVLIAEGAGFKIAMGAFDKTRPPVAAGAVGLAKRALDEATKYALERKTFGKPIVEHQAVSFMLAEMAMKVELARMAYQRAAWEVDAGRRNTYYASIAKAFAGDVANQVATDAVQIFGGNGFNTEYPVEKLMRDAKIYQIYEGTAQIQRMIIAREHVGKYKA
- the LOC134525005 gene encoding medium-chain specific acyl-CoA dehydrogenase, mitochondrial isoform X3; translated protein: MLRTIAGHGWRARSSKPAQNIHISKPGAGFSFELTEEQKEFQATARKFALEEIIPVAAQYDKTGEYPLPLIKRAWELGLINSHIPESCGGLGLGSFEACLITEELAYGCTGVQTAIEANSLGQMPVIIAGNEQQQKKYLGRMTEEPMMCAYCVTEPGAGSDVAGIKTKAEKKGDEYVINGQKMWITNGGKANWYFLLARTDPDPKAPASKAFTGFIVEANTPGIQIGRKEMNMGQRCSDTRGIVFEDVRVPKENVLIAEGAGFKIAMGAFDKTRPPVAAGAVGLAKRALDEATKYALERKTFGKPIVEHQAVSFMLAEMAMKVELARMAYQRAAWEVDAGRRNTYYASIAKAFAGDVANQVATDAVQIFGGNGFNTEYPVEKLMRDAKIYQIYEGTAQIQRMIIAREHVGKYKA